A genomic segment from Daphnia pulex isolate KAP4 chromosome 5, ASM2113471v1 encodes:
- the LOC124193584 gene encoding glutamate receptor-like → MQLFKSISATFILISTCPLSLLKTPIVECTSTPFTGKPGVSILNGQHLTIASLDIRPYMHIEHDLKGKIFKLDGFVYQMLLWLSVRFNFTFTVVEPKDGAVGALVNNTWNGMIHMAIIREVDLVAAPVVPSSDRIRVVDFSISYLDEQAACLIPAPTFDRNKWTAVFRPFNYTVWLMIIFSLVSIAITTWTTTNAYWKWSLDRSHILATLRFHLPFSQNFLFAFGALCSQSKWIPSSSFSTRIATSSWCLMSAVLVYAFSSCIIAYLTIPKSHLLVNSIEELANSEILQVATLKNSIFETTLLQSNFGPLKNLGDSLRKNPENRLTGQYYNQAKLLDKVFGRLALITGKLQLDMLMELDYRKSRRCDLTLLPQQFMPILKTCLALPKGSTYTHLINLGIIEMNELGLVDQWIKRYVNQTNQCSHGMRKFHRSETQTKHPLTLSVLASAFALLLLGIIVSYFTFFLELYFSKKSKNSLVII, encoded by the exons ATGCAATTATTTAAATCCATTTCGGCCACTTTTATTCTGATTAGTACCTGCCCGCTATCGCTTTTGAAAACACCCATTGTTGAGTGTACAAGCACCCCTTTTACAGGAAAACCTGGAGTTAGTATTTTAAACGGGCAGCACTTAACCATCGCTTCATTGGAT ataagGCCTTATATGCACATTGAGCACGATCTCAAAGGAAAGATATTTAAg CTGGATGGCTTCGTCTATCAGATGCTTCTGTGGCTATCAGTTCGGTTTAATTTTAC ATTTACTGTGGTTGAACCCAAGGATGGTGCTGTCGGAGCTTTAGTTAATAACACATGGAATGGTATGATTCACATGGCCATAATCCGA GAAGTAGATCTCGTTGCAGCACCAGTCGTGCCGTCTTCAGACCGAATTCGAGTGGTAGACTTTAGTATTAGTTATTTAGACGAGCAAGCAGCCTGTCTAATCCCAGCTCCCACCTTTGATAGAAATAAATGGACTGCAGTTTTCAGGCCTTTTAATTATACG GTTTGGTTGATGATAATCTTTTCTCTAGTTAGCATTGCTATAACCACTTGGACTACTACGAATGCTTATTGGAAATGGAGTTTGGACAGATCTCACATTCTCGCTACTCTTCGCTTTCACTTGCCGttttctcaaaattttctcttcGCGTTTGGAGCTCTTTGTAGTCAGT CCAAATGGATTCCGAGTAGTTCTTTTTCCACTCGAATCGCAACATCATCGTGGTGTCTAATGTCGGCCGTCCTAGTCTACGCTTTTTCGAGCTGCATAATCGCATACTTGACGATCCCTAAATCGCATCTTCTTGTGAACTCTATTGAGGAATTGGCCAATAGCGAAATCCTTCAAGTGGCCACTCTCAAGAACTCTATCTTTGAAACAACCTTATTG CAATCTAATTTTGGTCCGTTGAAGAACCTAGGAGACAGTTTGCGAAAAAATCCTGAGAATAGATTAACCGGTCAGTATTACAACCAAGCAAAATTGTTAGATAAAGTTTTCGGTCGGCTTGCCCTTATAACG GGAAAATTACAACTGGATATGCTAATGGAGTTGGACTACAGAAAAAGTAGGCGATGCGATTTGACTCTTTTGCCCCAACAGTTCATGCCAATTTTGAAAACGTGCTTAGCTCTGCCAAAGGGATCGACCTACACTCATCTAATCAACCTAGG GATCATAGAGATGAACGAGTTGGGACTAGTGGATCAATGGATCAAACGCTATgtcaatcaaacaaatcaatGTAGCCATGGAATGCGAAAATTTCATCGTTCGGAAACTCAAACGAAACACCCCCTAACACTTTCTGTATTGGCGAGCGCTTTCGCTCTCCTTCTGCTGGGCATTATTGTATCGTATTTTACATTCTTCTTGGAGCTGTATTTCTCTAAAAAATCGAAGAATAGTCTAGTAATAATCTAA
- the LOC124193585 gene encoding glutamate receptor 4-like → MEFFKIRLYQQRTWIGILIVFLFVPYDAECSHGGSNLNGLHLRIASLDVRPYMSIEKNQSTYRADGIVYQIIVWLSIRYNFTFSLVLPPDGTFGALVNHTWNGMIGMAINNQVEIIAAPVVPSLDRAKVLDFTTTFSEEPMICLIPAPVPDNSLSAIAKPYDYQVWLVIIFSMLSVAVATWLTSRFGPIRQVMKKNIADKNSKLDNGYMKMSLSDHIFAVFSIVCLQPKESSTRSPNSSPLVGSVWCLSTVVLVYLYTGVLISYLTIPKMQPIVETTEELAASTRLHVVAIKNSIFESTLLQSTSGPLQSLGNQLRQHPENSLPGDYYNLNKLLETALLGKFGIILSKSQAESLINMSWKKENRCRLSIMREKIQSTRFCFALPKKSPYSKLISEGIYAMYDVGLIDYWKNRSPRTVTHNCEPTNIKMGMSNQKKKPISLDNLSGAFVVLAVGIAAASFAFVIEIWIAIVQRMKSRH, encoded by the exons atggaatttttcaaaattcgttTATACCAGCAGCGCACCTGGATCGGGATACtcatcgtttttcttttcgttcctTATGACGCTGAATGCAGCCATGGTGGCAGCAACTTGAACGGCCTCCACCTGCGGATCGCTTCGTTGGAT GTAAGGCCGTACATGTCTATCGAAAAGAACCAAAGTACTTATCGGGCGGATGGTATCGTTTATCAAATCATCGTCTGGCTTTCAATTCGCTACAACTTCAC ATTTTCGCTGGTTTTGCCGCCCGACGGAACATTCGGAGCATTGGTGAATCACACCTGGAACGGGATGATAGGCATGGCCATTAATAAT CAAGTAGAAATAATCGCGGCTCCCGTAGTCCCTTCTCTCGACCGTGCTAAAGTTCTTGACTTTACAACAACCTTCTCCGAAGAACCAATGATTTGTCTCATCCCAGCTCCCGTACCAGATAATTCGTTGTCAGCCATCGCAAAGCCGTATGATTATCAA GTTTGGTTAGTGATCATATTTTCTATGCTAAGCGTAGCCGTCGCCACTTGGCTCACTTCTAGGTTCGGCCCCATCCGTCAGGTTATGAAGAAGAATATCGCCGATAAAAATTCTAAGCTTGATAATGGATACATGAAAATGTCTTTATCGGATCATATTTTCGCTGTGTTTTCTATTGTCTGCCTCCAAc CCAAAGAAAGTTCTACACGATCGCCAAATTCAAGTCCGCTCGTTGGCTCGGTGTGGTGTTTGTCTACTGTCGTTCTGGTTTATTTATATACAGGTGTCCTCATCTCTTATTTAACCATTCCAAAGATGCAACCCATCGTTGAGACGACTGAAGAATTGGCCGCATCCACCAGACTTCATGTGGTTGCCattaaaaattctatttttgaatcTACTCTTCTG CAAAGCACTTCGGGGCCATTGCAGTCTTTGGGAAATCAGCTTCGTCAGCATCCCGAAAATAGTTTGCCCGGTGACTACTATAACCTAAACAAACTTTTGGAAACAGCCTTGCTAGGAAAATTCGGGATCATCCTG AGCAAATCTCAGGCGGAGTCGTTGATTAACATgagttggaaaaaagagaatcgatGTCGTCTAAGCATCATGcgagaaaaaatccaatcaacTAGATTCTGTTTTGCGCTGCCCAAAAAATCTCCTTATTCGAAACTAATCAGTGAAGG CATCTACGCAATGTACGATGTGGGACTGATTGATTATTGGAAGAATCGTTCTCCTAGAACAGTAACTCATAACTGCGAACcaaccaatataaaaatgggCATGTcaaatcagaagaagaaaccaatcTCATTGGACAATCTGTCGGGAGCATTCGTTGTTCTTGCCGTTGGAATTGCAGCTGCTTCTTTCGCATTTGTCATCGAAATTTGGATCGCTATCGTTCAGCGGATGAAGTCTCGTCATTGA